The sequence GACGGATTGGCAGGCACGCCGGAAACTTGCACAGACCACTCTACAGATTGGGCACGTAAGGAAAGGGGCAGAAGGAAGAACAGTACCCCTGTCATGCGGTAGATGATAGCTAAAAAATTGTTTTTCATGTACTTATGATTGAAGGGTATATTAAAAACGACGGGTGAGTTGTAGGCGGCTTCTCAATTCTCGGAAGGCAGTGTTTTCGCTCTGATTGCGGGTTCCGATGGTATATGCCTGAAGTTGGGTCTTTGCATCTATGCGAAGTGTAGCCCCCACGCGGGTATTCCATTGCAAAAAAGAAGTGCTGGGTTGGTTAGGCGTTTCCTGCTGGGTCTGGGTAAATCCTGCTTGTGCATCGAGACGGATTTTGCGTTTTCCCAACGCCTTATTCGCACCCATTTGCGCCATCAACGTCCGACTTTTACCAAATGCTGTTTGGTTATCCATGTATCCGGCTTGGAGGTTTGCAGCAAAGTCGCGGTCAAATTGGCTGTTCCAGAACAAGGTGGCGTTTCGGTTATCGAAGGTTGTAGCGATCTCGTTCGGATTTTCGCTCCTGAAGCGTTGGAGTCCGGCATTAAGTTGGAGCGTGTGCGTGCGTTTTTTTCGTCCGGTCAGGTTTAAGGCTGGCCCAAGACTCAGGTTTTGAACGATCTGACGCCGCACCTCGGCACTCATGCCCATAGTTGCATTCGATCCGGTGGATACTTGCTGAAATTGACCTATAAAAGAAAAGACCGTGCCGGGTTGCGCACGCAGATTGACCATCCATTGGTCTCGGCTGATGGTTGCCGCTCGTTGTGCAGAAAGGTTGTTTACTTCGGATCCCCAAAGTCCAGAAACCGAAAAACGGCCTCTCGCCAAGTTTATCACAGGTTGTATTTGCCATGAGCGCACATCGTCGCGGGTGGTATAAAGCCCCAACGATTGGAAACCCGGAGCGATGTACCGGAATTGGCCTATGAGGCTAACGGGCTGAATCCGAATGGCCGACCTTGCTCGAACGGCATAACTCGCGGATGCACCCAATGTGGGCACAAAGCGCTCCAATCCCCACCGAACAACGCCATCCAATGCCTCGGGGATCGGGTTTTCCTCTGCATCCAATAGGTCATCTGTATGGATCTTAGGTGCAAAAAGATCTGTATTAATGGCCGATCCGGTAGCCTCACCTTCCAATAAAAAATGTTTGGTGTCTAAGGCTAAAACACCCGTCAAACTCAGGTTAGACATGGGCTTTGCAGCGCCAAAATGCTGGATAGAAAGCGTGTCGTCTTTTGCTGAAAGACCAATCACATACAATTTAAACGCCTTGTCTTGTATGCCTAAGGTTGCAGCCAATAAACCCCGACGGAATTGCCCGTCCTGCAAAAAACCATCTGCGGATACGCCAGAATCTTGCTGGCCTTCTACCGCCTGCTGGGTGGTTCCGGTAGCAAAACCAATCCTGAAACCGCGTGGTTGGAGCAAAGCATAAGCCCCTTTTAAGGTTACGCCATTTAGACTGAGTTCCGAGAATTGCGGATACGTATCTCCCACGCCCACTTGCAACCACGGCCAACCGCCTTCTATGCCAATTCGGTTCAGTGACTGGCGGAAATGCTCATTTTCGGTGGAATAAAGCAGGTTGAGTCCCGTCCTGAAGCCGCCTGCCGCAATGGAAGTGTTCATAAATGCTCGGCCAATAAATGGCGAACGGTTGTTGGAACGATTGGACGTGAAAAAATCCATACTTCCACCCACTTGGCCATTCAGCGATACCAATGAGCGCCTTACGGCGGGAGCCTGTTTTTCGAGTTCGGCGATGGTTTGGGCGTTAGAAGGGAGTGTGCCGCACAACCAAAACAAGAGCCATAAAAAGTAAGATCGGTTCATAAGCCTTGCGATTTGCGTGAGTTAATGCTACATGCGCAAACCGAACGCCTTTTGGTTCATGAATAATGAAAAAAAATTACCCTCTTGCCCGATAAAGTGCTGTTAAAGCGGCAATTGCTTTTTGTTTGCGAATGGGTGCTTCGCGATCCGGCGCTTGGTAGTGGGCTAAAACCTGCTTCAGAACCACCTCTGCTTGGGTAAATTTCCGCTGCCCAATCAATGCCATCCCAAGCGCGGCGCGGGCATCAGCAAGGTAATTTCGGTTTTCTTTAGGCTTTCTCTCCATCGCAAGAATAGCTTGCTTGGCCCACTGCTCGGCTTCGGCATATCGGCCTTGCGCATTGGCCCATTCCGCCCGAACTGTTTGCACTTCACTCAACCGGTAATGGTCTGGCGGGAGGTTTTTGCGGATGAGTTTCTCGGCAGTTCGTAAGTGGTTTTCGACTTCCTGAAACTGTTGGCGCTGCACTTGTATCCGTGTCAAGAGTGTGAGGTCTATACCCAAATAGTAAGTTCCGGCATTGTTTTTTGAAGCAACTGCCAAACGTAGCTGTTGCTCGGCCTCGGCCAACTTGTTTTGGCCAAGATAGGTAAGTCCCAAATTTCGGCGGGTAACGGCAATATTGCTGTGCTCCGGTGGTAGTTCGGCCTGCTGGATGATTAGAGCGCGACTTAATACTTGGAGCGCCTCATCGTAGCGATCACAGAGAAGCAATGCACCGCCCAAATTATTTAGTGTTGTGGCAATTTCCACATGGTAGGGCACATACAGTTTTTCTTCAATCGCCAAGGTTCTTTGGTAGTATGGAATAGCTTTTTCGGACTCGTCCATTTCAAAATGGAGATAACCTATGTTGTAGAGACTTTCCGCCAATTCTGGATGTGGTTCCTCTCCATACACTTCCCGTCGGATGCGTAGCGCCTCTTCCATCATCCGCTTGGCTTCCACATATCTTCCCACGTTCATCAAGTAACCGCCATAATCGTTCAAGGAAAGTGCGACTTTGGGATGTTGGGGCGGATACAATTGCTTGCGCAGAGCAAGAGCTTCTTGGTAGAGTTGTTCAGCCTCTGCCATTTTCCCTTGGTCATGTGCAAGATAAGCCCGTTTATGCGTCAAATCGGCAAATTCCGGTTGTTCTTCGGCGTGTAATGTACGAAACATCGTATTTGCTGCCCGATAAAGAGAGTCCGCCACAGGGTAATACCCCATATTCTGATTCCACTCTCCCCAGGTAGCGTAAAAGCGTGCAATAGCGGTGTGTGGTGCTTTTATGGACTGCATTAGGACGCGATTGGCATTTTTCAAGACAATCTCTGCTTGGGTATCCTCGCCTAACTTGCTATACACCTGTCCCAAGACCCGTAAAACCTCGACCTTAACGTGGGGCTGGGTCGCTAGTTCCTCGTCGGCCACCCGTGCTCCCATATCCAAAATTTCGCGTGCGCTTAGGTCTAATCCTCGTGCCTGCGCGGGATCTGCCTTTTCAAAGAGACCGACCAACAGGTTTTGTACGGCAGTTGCACGGGCGGCTTCGTCAAGGGCATGATTTCTCTCTTGGGTAATGCGGTAATCGTGCCAAAACGCAAATATGATTCCTATCAACAGCACAGCAAAGGCAATTCCGACGCCTTTTTTATGGCGTAGGGCAAACTTTTGGATCACATAACCCGCTGTATTGGGTCGTGCGGAAACAGGTTCACCCTTTAGAAAACGTTCAATATCGGTATAAAATGCCTCCGCCGAGGCATAACGTCTGGCTGGCTCTTTGCGTAAAGCCATCATCACCATATTGTCCAAGTCTCCGCGCAACATTCGCCGGAGCTGACTCGGCAAGCGGTTTTTATCCTCGCCCAATTTCGGTAATGTAGCGGTAGCAAGGGGGTCTGTCACCCGATCGGAGGGACGAGGAGGAGTTGTTTCGCTGATGATTCGAACCACTTCCTGCAAAGCCTGTTCACGAAGTGAATAAGGACGTTGCCCTGTCAATAGCTCGTATAACAAGATGCCTAACGCATAGACATCGGCAGCGGTGGTAATGGCTTCGCCACGGATCTGTTCGGGAGCGGCGTATTCGGGTGTCATTACCTGAGAAGCAGTTTGGGTTAAGACTTCACGTCCGTCCTCCGCCAATACTTTTGCAATGCCAAAATCCAGCAATTTCACCGTTCCATCTGCCGTTACCAAAATATTAGACGGTTTCAGGTCTCGGTGTACGATTAGGTTTTGATGGGCATAATGTACGGCCTCGCACACCGTTTTGAACAAGGCCAATCGTTCTTTTAAGGTTTTATGGTTTTGGTCGCAAAACTGGGTGATGGGTAGCCCTTCTACATACTCCATCGTAAAATAAGGATCGCCCCAAGAAGTACTCCCGCCGTCTAACATTTGCGCAATGTTCGGATGTTGTAATTGTGCCAGAATTTGGCGCTCGGTGTGCAATCGGCGCAATAGCTCTTCGGTATTAAAACCGGGTCGCAGGAGCTTTAGGGCAACCTTCCGGTCGAATGTGCCGTCTTGCCGCGAAGCAAGGAACACTTGTCCCATACCGCCCCGACCGAGAGGGCGCTCCAAACGGTAGGGGCCAATCTCTTGTCCTGCCGAAGTCATTTGGGGCAAAAATGGCTTTTCCAGAAAGGTTGCAGCATTTTCTTCGGCATCCAAAAGCCGCTGTACTTCTAAGCGAAGTTCTGGGTCGCTCTTTGTTTCTAATGCCAAAAAAGCAGCACGTTCTGCTAAAGGTAATTCCAACACTTGTTCGAATACCGTTTTTATGCGTTTCCAACGTTCGGGAGTTACCATAGAAAAAAAAGCTAAGGGCAGTATTCTACCAGAGAAACCACTGATGAAGCCACCATAAAGGATGAGCATGATTCATTGCCCAAAGTTGCGTTTCACACTGCTCACAAGCCAGAAATCTAAACGCTTCTCCTGCTTTTACGCAAACTTTTTATTTACTCTGCTTCCCTCTTTGGTGGTACGCACTTCAAAACCTTTTTCTAAAAGCTCGGCGCGGATGGCATCGGCGCGGGCAAAGTCTTTCTCGGCTCTTGCAACGTCTAATAACAGCGCGAGTGCTTGGGCTGCTTCCAAGTCGGAGTCAGGCGTTGCTTCTTCTGATTTTATTGGCGATTCGTGTTGGATAAAGCCCAAGAGTGCATTTACCCGCCGGAACCATCCATCGGCTTGCTTTGCAGCCTCTTTTCCCATGCCAGACAGCGCACCTTGAATCATTTTTTGTCCTGAATGTGCTTTGGCCAGTGCTTCCGGCGTATTCAGGTTGTGGGTCATGGCCTCCAGAATGGCACTGTAATTTTCAGCTAACCGATTACCAAGAAAATCCACGCCATCTGCCTTGTCTGAATGTAGAATGGCTCTGACAGCCTCCCAAGATTCTTGATAGCGACGAATAATTTTAGTCGCATCCTTGAGGTTTTGTAAGGTGAAGTTAAATGGCTTCCCATAATGACCAGAAAGTAAGGCCAAACGTAAGGCCAATGGGTCGAAACCTTTACCGCCTTCGGCCTCTGGCCCTACCAAATCCCTCACCCGATAAAAATTGCCGAGGGACTTAGACATTTTTTGACCCTCGACTTGTAAGAAGCGGGTATGAACCCAATAATTGGCAAATGCTTTTCCGGTCAATGCCTCCGATTGTGCAATCTCACATTCATGATGCGGAAAGGCCAAGTCTTCCCCGCCGCCATGCAGGTCAAAGGTCTCGCCAAGATACTTCATGGCCATTACGGAACACTCTAAGTGCCATCCGGGGAAGCCCCATCCCCAAGGCGAATACCACTGCATGAGGTGTTTATCATCTTTTTTCCAGAGCGCAAAGTCTCGTGGATCTCGCTTATTATCATCCCGAACCACCTCCCGCACACCTTCCTCTAGCGCCTCGGCACGTGTATTACCGGAAAGTTGCCCATAGGTTGCGAAACTCGAAACTGAAAAATAAACCGCATTTATAGTTTCGTAGGCATGTCCCATTTCGAGGAGTTTTTCAATCGCGGCTATTTGCTCTCGCATATGCTCGGTCGCGCGTGGCCGCACAAATGGTTCACGCAAATTAAGCAATTGCCATTCTTGCACGAAGGCATCCGTATAAAACCGCGCCAAGTCCCAAACATTTGCAAAAAGCTCTCCGTCCTTAGAACGCAGGGCCTTTGCCATTTTATCCTCGCCGGAGGCGTCCGCATGGTCGTCGTCGGTAAGGTGTCCTACGTCCGTTATATTGGTGGCATAGGTTACACGCCACCCTATGGCTTCCGCAGTCCTTACAATTAGGTCTGCTGTTAGAAAGGTACGAAAGTTCCCGATATGGGCATAGGAATAAACGGTAGGGCCGCACGAATAAAACCGTAAATGCTCCGGTTCAATCAGTTTAATCGGTTCTTCTTTTCGGGCAAGGCTGTTATATAAAATAAATTCCGACATACTAAGGTACCTGAGTTTCAGAACATCTTAAGCATACAAAGAGGACACTTCTTTTGAAAAGAGTTGCCTAAAGCTAATACAGGTCTTACAAAATTTTACCAACTTCCACGCAAACTCAACATATTTCCTCATGATAGCAAAAGGCAAGCCTGCACCAGTGTACAAACTTGCCTTTTAGTCGTGTCAGACGTAACTTATATGGACAAAGGAACTGGCGTTACGGCAGCCATGTCCTCCTCTCCGGTACGAATGCGATAGACCTTTTCTAAGGGCAACACAAAAATTTTGCCATCTCCAACTTCCCCAGTCCGAGCTGAACTCATAATGGCTTCTACGGTAGGCTCCACAAATGGCTCCGAGACGCCGATCTCCAACCTCACCTTTTCGTTGAGGGTCATTTTTACGGTGGTTCCGCGATAGGTTTGAATTACCTCGGCTTCGGCGCCATGGCCTTCTACTTTCGAGGTCGTAAAACCGCGCACATCTATTTTATACAAGGCCCGAAGTACGTCATTCAACTTTTCAGGGCGAATCATAGCGACAATAAGTTTCATTGAGATTGTTTTTTAAGAGATTTACAGGAGTTTTAAACAGGACGATACTTTAGGCTAAGGCGGGGCGAAATTCCCGAACTTCCGCTGATACATCCGAGGTTTGTAGTTCGGTGTCTAAAACCAAAATGGCCCCTTCGCCAGAGGTATAGGCTTCCTCTCCATGTTGTGTAATATCCATCCCCAACCCCTCTTCTTTTTCATTAGGGCGGATGGGCAATACCAAACCTACCAATTTAACGAGTAGATACGTCATGGTGGCACTAAAAACAATGGCCACGATAATTGCAACAAACTGTATCACCAACTGAGCAGGATTTCCATACAATAAACCATCTAATCCGGCAGTATTTACGGCCTTCTGTGCGAAAATACCCGTCAGAATAGCGCCTGTAAAACCGCCTACACCATGTGCTGCCAAAACATCTAACGAATCATCAAGTTTTGTTCTTGTACGATACTCGATAGCAAAATAGCATGGGAAAGCCGCAATCATACCGATTATCATCGCATTAATCGTAGAGACAAATCCTGCTGCTGGTGTAATGGCCACCAGTCCAACAACAATGGCCGTAGCCGTTCCTACCGCCGTCGCATGGCCTTTCTTGACGATGTCTATCAGGTTCCACGCCACAAGCGTAGCCATCGGCGCAACGGCCGTATTCACGAATGCTACCGCCGATAGCTCCCCAGAAGCCCATGCACTTCCGGCATTAAAACCAAACCAGCCAAGCCACAAAAGCGCAGAACCCAACAACACAAATGGGACGTTATGCGGCAAAATAGCTTTTTTAGCATAGTCTTTCCGAGGCCCAACCATCAAAGAAACGACTACCGCCGCAACCGCCGCATTGATGTGTACTACCGTGCCGCCAGCAAAATCCAATGCAAAAAGCCCTGCAAACGAACCGCCTATCAGGTCTCCAATTTTAGCCATAATGCCACCACCCCAAACCCAATGCGCCATCGGTGAATACACACAGATCGCCCAAAGCGTTATGAAAGCCACATATGCCGGAAACTTCATCCGCTCTACAACTGCACCAGAGATTAGCGCGGCAGTGATGATCGCAAAAGTTCCTTGATAAAGTGCAAACAAGACATGGGGAATCGTAATGGTTCCAATCCCCAAGCCTGTATTGTCTGCTGCCGTTGTTACATGATTAAAAAAGGCAAAATTAAAATCACCCAAAAACAAATTACCAGCACCAAAAGCCATTGTGTAACCCACTGCTACCCACGCTACTCCTACAAAACCCAATGCAGAAAAACTCATGGACATGGTATTGAGTACATTCTTGGAGCGTACAAGACCGCCATAAAAGAATGCCAAAGCGGGTGTCATCAGCAAGACAAGCGCCGCCGAGAGCAACATCCAAGCCGTGTCCCCACTACTGATTTCCTGTGGTCCCGCCCATACAAGCGGGCTGAGGACAATAAACAATAGTAAGACTGTTAATGTTTTGAATATCGTATTCATTGATTAATTAATTTAGGTTAAACAGACTACAAACTTAATTATATTAGAATCTACAACCTTCATTGTGTTTTTAAAAGAGATCGACGACCTAAGTTTTTAAATAAAAACGTTTTCATTTCATAACTTAATAAATTCTTTATGATAAACACCTTATTTAAATAAGTCTTTTACTCAAAAGGACTCATCTCTCTTACAGTCATTATGAATGTAGGTGTACCGTGAATAATCGTTTTAGGGTGGAAAGACTTGCTGTTTTGATACCTGATGATAGGCGCTGTTTTCAGCTATCATCGAGACGGTTACGTTAGCGTCTAACGTTTCTTGTTGCTGTTCTGATGAAGTGCTTCTATAGATGGCGCTACCTTCGCCAAGATGTATTTTGTTTAACCCGAAACCAAGGTTAGTTTACTTTGCCAATACAATTTTAATGACTTGAGCAGTTGATTCGGTTTGCAATCGCACTAGATAAGTTCCGCTTGGCCAATCGCTTCCGTTAAAATCAACATAGTAGATGCCCTGTGGTTGGTGTACAAAGTTGACGAGCGTGCCCACAAGATTGCCTGCAATACTCCAAACGGTTAGCTCTACGGTTTGAGCTTGACGTAATTGGTAACTAATGCGGGTCTGTGGATTAAAGGGGTTCGGAGAGTTTCCGATAAGTTCCGCTACGGGTTCTTCTCCCTGTCCCCGTCCAACCTTGATTAATCCCGAATAGCGCTCGGCGCCATCCGTAAAATATTGCTTAACACGGTAATAAAGTACTCCCTCGGATAAAACTGCATAATCATTAAAACTATAGGTTCTTCCATTTTCAAATCCGATACCTTCCTCTTTTGAAATCGCGGCGAGTCGTTCAAAGTGGAGTCCATCGGTAGAGCGTTCTACCTCAAACATGCGCGTATCGTTTTGTTGAGAGCGCCAAGACAAAAAGACAGACGATGCTCTTTGCACCACCGAAAGGTCTTGAATGGGGTAACGCAGCAGTAGGTCGGAAGCCACTCGTCGAACTTCTTGTGGCCATACGGCCAATATGTCACGATTGGTGTCATCAAATGGAATACGAACAAGTCCTTCACTGTTCCATGATATAGACTGAAGCATGGTACTTCGGATGGCTTTGGCAGTCCGAGCACGGCTCCAAAACATCAACTCTTGTAACGAACCTTGAAAAGAAGTTTCCGTATTGGCACCTGGCCGCATTCCAACCATTAAATTTAGGCTATTCCCAGAAGTGTCAAAGTTCATACGGTGCAAAAGCGAATCTACAAATACCCCATTCACCACCAAGTAGGTTTTTCGGGCTTGGGGATTGTTTACCATACCTACATGATGCCACTGTCCGTCTGCTATGGGTTTGGGGGAAACCAATGACTCGTGAAATCCCGGTTGCCCTCTAAAGGTCTGTAAGTGACCAAAGGCATCTATGCGCATCTCCAAGGGGTAGGCCATAAAATCATTCCCATTCCAAGTGGTTAAGATAACAGCATTTAAGTCAACCGTCTTTATCCAAAAAGATACGGTTGAGGCTTGGCTTGGGTGGAGCGATGGTAGCGCAGAACGCCTAATTTCCAAAGGTTTAGACAGGCGATCGCCAAAAAGAAGGGCTTTTCCGCTGGAGTTGACAAAAGAGCGGGTGATTTGTAACTCGCGGCGTTGCGATAAACCGAATAAAAGTTTCTCATGAGGTTGTGTTTTGTCCGTCTCTTGAAGTCTGATGGGTGTAATTTCCAAAAAATCATTCCCTTCATACTCCGGTATCGTGCGAAGCACCAAGGTATATCCGCCTCGGAACAGGGTTCTGGGCGTTATTATAACCTGACGACCTGCAAACCGAATTTGTGCAGGTTGTGGATGGGGGTTTGATTTTGGGATAAAGAATGCCTCATTTAGTCGTAAGCCTTTCGGCAAAGACACCTGAAATGCCTGAACGGTCTCGCGCCCCTGCCATTCAAAGAATAGATTTGCCTCCTGTCCTTCTCGAAAATTGATGGGCACATCATTACGTATAAACTGTGCGCTTGTCTCTACCGAAAAACGTACAAGTATAAAAGCCAGCAGCAAAAATATGCGGTAGCAAAAGGTCACACAGGGTAGAGGTTAGTTTTAGTAAATCGAGGGTTTACGCTAAATATAAGATATTTATCTGGCTATAATGAAATATTGGGCATTTCATAAGCGACTAAGAAGTTTTCAGGACAGGTATTTGCACGCTCGATAATTAAATTGGAGCAATATATTCATCTAAACCGTTGACGACCACAATCGTAACAGAATTGCACAGCAATGTATTTTCCAAGCGCCAGAGCGTTCTTTAGAAAACAGCATCGAGAAGCGTACAAGTACAACATCTATAATTTGTAGCACCTGTTTTCCCCATTTATGAACCTTACCCTATCGCCCAATCCATGCTTTTTAAGCAGGATAACCTTCTCTAATTGCCAGACCCATCAACGATCGGGTTTCTTCTGCAACCAGATTGGCACGCCGATTAGGGTCTGGCGGAATCGGTTCTAAGGGACGTACAATGGCTGTTTTACGGTGTTTGTCCTTGGCCAATCGCCACATGGCTGTGTACATATCTTCTGTGTCCGAAAACCAACGACAAACTTCTGGGTGGCTATACTGAATGATCACTGGCAGAAACGGTAAATCACTTTCTGTTGCCAATTTAAAAGCTCCCAATTTAAACGGGAGTAAGTTATCAGTTTCACCGTTGTTAATAGCCCCTTCTGGAAAAATGACCAATGGCGGAAAGGGGGTTTCGTGAAGTTTGGCAGAGACCTTTCGTTTTGCCTCCGCCAACGACTTCCGGTCTCCACGATCCACAAAAACTGTATCAATCGCATAGGCTATCCAACCGATAAAGGGAATTGATTTTACGCCATGATTCGCCAAAAAACGTACCGGCGATACCGAGAGCATTGTGGTAATATCCCCATACGAAAGATGGTTGGGCAAAAGTAAACCATGGTGATTTCGGATCTTTTCGGAATCGGTACAAGTAACTTTTAATCTAAAAAGCCAAGAGACGATGCGTGACATCCACATGGGAATCCAAGCTGCTAAACGCACCCGTTGATACCGGAAAGGAACCAATGCAAGCAATAGGATGAGGATCATGCCT comes from Rhodothermia bacterium and encodes:
- a CDS encoding serine/threonine protein kinase — its product is MLILYGGFISGFSGRILPLAFFSMVTPERWKRIKTVFEQVLELPLAERAAFLALETKSDPELRLEVQRLLDAEENAATFLEKPFLPQMTSAGQEIGPYRLERPLGRGGMGQVFLASRQDGTFDRKVALKLLRPGFNTEELLRRLHTERQILAQLQHPNIAQMLDGGSTSWGDPYFTMEYVEGLPITQFCDQNHKTLKERLALFKTVCEAVHYAHQNLIVHRDLKPSNILVTADGTVKLLDFGIAKVLAEDGREVLTQTASQVMTPEYAAPEQIRGEAITTAADVYALGILLYELLTGQRPYSLREQALQEVVRIISETTPPRPSDRVTDPLATATLPKLGEDKNRLPSQLRRMLRGDLDNMVMMALRKEPARRYASAEAFYTDIERFLKGEPVSARPNTAGYVIQKFALRHKKGVGIAFAVLLIGIIFAFWHDYRITQERNHALDEAARATAVQNLLVGLFEKADPAQARGLDLSAREILDMGARVADEELATQPHVKVEVLRVLGQVYSKLGEDTQAEIVLKNANRVLMQSIKAPHTAIARFYATWGEWNQNMGYYPVADSLYRAANTMFRTLHAEEQPEFADLTHKRAYLAHDQGKMAEAEQLYQEALALRKQLYPPQHPKVALSLNDYGGYLMNVGRYVEAKRMMEEALRIRREVYGEEPHPELAESLYNIGYLHFEMDESEKAIPYYQRTLAIEEKLYVPYHVEIATTLNNLGGALLLCDRYDEALQVLSRALIIQQAELPPEHSNIAVTRRNLGLTYLGQNKLAEAEQQLRLAVASKNNAGTYYLGIDLTLLTRIQVQRQQFQEVENHLRTAEKLIRKNLPPDHYRLSEVQTVRAEWANAQGRYAEAEQWAKQAILAMERKPKENRNYLADARAALGMALIGQRKFTQAEVVLKQVLAHYQAPDREAPIRKQKAIAALTALYRARG
- a CDS encoding cysteine--tRNA ligase, with translation MSEFILYNSLARKEEPIKLIEPEHLRFYSCGPTVYSYAHIGNFRTFLTADLIVRTAEAIGWRVTYATNITDVGHLTDDDHADASGEDKMAKALRSKDGELFANVWDLARFYTDAFVQEWQLLNLREPFVRPRATEHMREQIAAIEKLLEMGHAYETINAVYFSVSSFATYGQLSGNTRAEALEEGVREVVRDDNKRDPRDFALWKKDDKHLMQWYSPWGWGFPGWHLECSVMAMKYLGETFDLHGGGEDLAFPHHECEIAQSEALTGKAFANYWVHTRFLQVEGQKMSKSLGNFYRVRDLVGPEAEGGKGFDPLALRLALLSGHYGKPFNFTLQNLKDATKIIRRYQESWEAVRAILHSDKADGVDFLGNRLAENYSAILEAMTHNLNTPEALAKAHSGQKMIQGALSGMGKEAAKQADGWFRRVNALLGFIQHESPIKSEEATPDSDLEAAQALALLLDVARAEKDFARADAIRAELLEKGFEVRTTKEGSRVNKKFA
- a CDS encoding P-II family nitrogen regulator — its product is MKLIVAMIRPEKLNDVLRALYKIDVRGFTTSKVEGHGAEAEVIQTYRGTTVKMTLNEKVRLEIGVSEPFVEPTVEAIMSSARTGEVGDGKIFVLPLEKVYRIRTGEEDMAAVTPVPLSI
- a CDS encoding 1-acyl-sn-glycerol-3-phosphate acyltransferase, which produces MILAIMRCLILVFVLAIGMILILLLALVPFRYQRVRLAAWIPMWMSRIVSWLFRLKVTCTDSEKIRNHHGLLLPNHLSYGDITTMLSVSPVRFLANHGVKSIPFIGWIAYAIDTVFVDRGDRKSLAEAKRKVSAKLHETPFPPLVIFPEGAINNGETDNLLPFKLGAFKLATESDLPFLPVIIQYSHPEVCRWFSDTEDMYTAMWRLAKDKHRKTAIVRPLEPIPPDPNRRANLVAEETRSLMGLAIREGYPA
- a CDS encoding T9SS type A sorting domain-containing protein; this encodes MTFCYRIFLLLAFILVRFSVETSAQFIRNDVPINFREGQEANLFFEWQGRETVQAFQVSLPKGLRLNEAFFIPKSNPHPQPAQIRFAGRQVIITPRTLFRGGYTLVLRTIPEYEGNDFLEITPIRLQETDKTQPHEKLLFGLSQRRELQITRSFVNSSGKALLFGDRLSKPLEIRRSALPSLHPSQASTVSFWIKTVDLNAVILTTWNGNDFMAYPLEMRIDAFGHLQTFRGQPGFHESLVSPKPIADGQWHHVGMVNNPQARKTYLVVNGVFVDSLLHRMNFDTSGNSLNLMVGMRPGANTETSFQGSLQELMFWSRARTAKAIRSTMLQSISWNSEGLVRIPFDDTNRDILAVWPQEVRRVASDLLLRYPIQDLSVVQRASSVFLSWRSQQNDTRMFEVERSTDGLHFERLAAISKEEGIGFENGRTYSFNDYAVLSEGVLYYRVKQYFTDGAERYSGLIKVGRGQGEEPVAELIGNSPNPFNPQTRISYQLRQAQTVELTVWSIAGNLVGTLVNFVHQPQGIYYVDFNGSDWPSGTYLVRLQTESTAQVIKIVLAK
- a CDS encoding ammonium transporter — translated: MNTIFKTLTVLLLFIVLSPLVWAGPQEISSGDTAWMLLSAALVLLMTPALAFFYGGLVRSKNVLNTMSMSFSALGFVGVAWVAVGYTMAFGAGNLFLGDFNFAFFNHVTTAADNTGLGIGTITIPHVLFALYQGTFAIITAALISGAVVERMKFPAYVAFITLWAICVYSPMAHWVWGGGIMAKIGDLIGGSFAGLFALDFAGGTVVHINAAVAAVVVSLMVGPRKDYAKKAILPHNVPFVLLGSALLWLGWFGFNAGSAWASGELSAVAFVNTAVAPMATLVAWNLIDIVKKGHATAVGTATAIVVGLVAITPAAGFVSTINAMIIGMIAAFPCYFAIEYRTRTKLDDSLDVLAAHGVGGFTGAILTGIFAQKAVNTAGLDGLLYGNPAQLVIQFVAIIVAIVFSATMTYLLVKLVGLVLPIRPNEKEEGLGMDITQHGEEAYTSGEGAILVLDTELQTSDVSAEVREFRPALA